A single Methanocaldococcus bathoardescens DNA region contains:
- the thpR gene encoding RNA 2',3'-cyclic phosphodiesterase: MRLFLAIDIPEEIKEEIAKFQEQFKMKGIKLVEKENLHITVKFLGEVDEEKLKEILDLDLSIEPIKIKLKHIGTFPNSNYVRVIWIGAYNENLIEIFKEVDKKLSNLGFKREREYVPHLTIGRVKFIDNKKKLKDRIEKYKDIDFGEFEAKHIKLYKSTLTPNGPIYEVIKEW, encoded by the coding sequence ATGAGGTTGTTTTTAGCAATTGATATCCCAGAAGAGATAAAAGAAGAGATTGCCAAATTTCAAGAGCAATTTAAAATGAAAGGGATAAAGTTGGTAGAAAAAGAGAATTTACATATAACAGTTAAATTTTTAGGAGAAGTTGATGAAGAAAAATTAAAAGAAATATTGGATTTGGACTTATCAATTGAGCCAATAAAAATAAAATTAAAACATATCGGAACATTCCCAAACTCCAATTATGTTAGAGTCATCTGGATTGGAGCTTACAACGAAAACCTTATAGAGATTTTTAAAGAAGTTGATAAAAAACTATCAAACTTAGGATTTAAAAGAGAAAGAGAATATGTTCCTCATTTAACAATAGGAAGAGTTAAATTCATAGATAACAAGAAAAAACTAAAAGATAGAATTGAGAAATACAAAGATATTGACTTTGGAGAGTTTGAAGCAAAACACATAAAGCTTTATAAATCAACTTTAACACCTAACGGCCCTATATATGAAGTTATAAAAGAGTGGTAG
- a CDS encoding Trm112 family protein: protein MNWIEKYIEILQCPYCRGDLYLDKDKNKLICKKCGKVYDIIDGIPILLRY from the coding sequence ATGAACTGGATTGAGAAATATATAGAAATATTACAATGTCCTTACTGCAGAGGAGATTTATATTTAGATAAGGATAAAAATAAGTTGATATGTAAAAAATGTGGTAAAGTTTATGATATAATCGATGGAATCCCTATATTATTAAGATACTGA